The genomic interval TGCATAGGGACCATCGATCAGGATGGAAATCTTGATCTCCGAGGTGGTGATCGCCTTGATGTTGATGCCTTTTTCAGCAAGTGCACGAAACGCGGTGGCAGCGACGCCCGCATGGCTGCGCATGCCGATGCCGATGACCGATACCTTCACCAGCCCCGATTCGTTCTGCACGACATCGTAGCCGATCTTCTCCTTATGGTCGCCGAGTACCTTGATCGCCTTCTCGACATCGCCGGATGGCACAGTGAAGGTCATGTCGGTCTTCGATCCGTCCTCGGAGATATTCTGGACGATCATGTCGACGTTGATATGGGATTCGGCAAGCGGCCCGAAGATCGCGGCGGAGACGCCGGGCCTGTCGGCAAGACGGCGGAGCGAGATCTGAGCCTCATCCTTGGCATAGGCGATGCCGGTGACTACTTCCTGTTCCACGATTTCATCCTCGTCACAAATCAGCGTTCCGGGCGGGTTCAACAGATCGCCCATGCCCGGAGCATCGGGATCTTCGAAAGACGAGCGTACGAAGGTACGCACCTTGTGCACCATGGCAAGCTCGACTGAGCGCACCTGCAGGACCTTGGCGCCGAGCGAGGCCATCTCGAGCATTTCCTCGAAGGCGATCTTCTTCAGCCGACGCGCCTGCGGCACGATACGCGGATCGGTCGTATAGACGCCGTCGACATCGGTATAGATATCGCAGCGATCCGCTTTGACAGCTGCGGCAATGGCGACGGCCGACGTATCCGACCCGCCGCGTCCGAGGGTAGCGAGGCGGTTGTCAGGCCCCAACCCCTGGAAACCGGCGATGACGGCGACCTGTCCCTCGCCCATCCGCTTGATGATGTCCGAGCCGTCGATTTCCAGGATCCGGGCCGCACCGTGCGCGTTGTCCGTGCGGATCGGAATCTGCCATCCCTGCCAGGAGCGGGCATTGATATCCATCGCCTGCAATGCGATCGCCAGCAACCCCGAAGTCACCTGCTCGCCGGAGGCAACGACCGCATCATATTCACGCGCATCGTAAAACGGAGAATTGGCGCCGATGACCTTCGGCATGCCCTGCACCCAGCCGACGAGTTCATTGGTCTTGCCGGACATGGCCGAGACGACGACCGCCACCTCGTGGCCGGCATCGACTTCGCGTTTGACGTGGCGGGCAACGTTCTTGATGCGGTCCAGGTCAGCGACGGACGTGCCGCCGAATTTCATTACGATGCGTGCCATATGCCTCTACCACGACTGGCGCCGGAGAGCGGAAAACCGGACCCGGCATCACGAAAGCTCTGGGGCGGACCGCTTGGCGAAAGAGCCGGATTACCGATTTCTGGAACCGCTCTAAAAGCCCAGGCCTCAAAGGCCCCAAGTTGCGGCGTCTCTTAGCGAGTTTGGCGGGGGGAGGCAAGCGCGCGCGATAAAGCAATTGCCAAGCGGCTCCGCGTTTCATCGGGCTCCGCTCCGCGCCCCTTGACTTATGCCACCGATCGTCCGACTTCAAATGTCACGAACAAGGAGTGGACGATGACCGAAACCGCCAGAAGCACGATCGACCAGGGCGAAGTGGACCGCTTCTCGGCGATGGCGGCGGAATGGTGGAGCCCGACCGGCAAATTCAGGCCGCTGCACAAATTCAATCCCGTCCGCCTTGCTTATATAAGGGACAAGGCCTGCGAGAATTTCGGCCGCAATCCGAAAAGCGCTCGCCCGCTCGAGGGCCTGCGCGTGCTCGATATCGGCTGCGGTGGCGGCCTTCTGTCCGAGCCTGTCGCCCGCATGGGCGCTTCCGTCGTCGGCGCGGACCCTTCCGAGAAGAATATCGGCATCGCCTCGACCCATGCGAAGGCCTCCGGCGTTCCGGTCGATTACCGCGCCGTCACCGCCGAGGAACTCGCGGAGGCCGGTGAGACTTTCGATATCGTCTTGAACATGGAAGTGGTCGAGCATGTCGCCGACGTCGAATTCTTCATGACGACCTGCGCGAAAATGGTCCGCCCCGGCGGCCTGATCATTGTTGCGACCATCAACCGCACGATGAAGGCGGCAGCGCTCGCCATCTTCGCCGCCGAGAATATCTTACGCTGGCTGCCGCGCGGCACCCATCAGTATGAAAAGCTGGTGCGCCCGGCAGAACTGGAAAAACCGCTTGCGGCGAGCGGCCTCGACGTTATCGACCGCACCGGCGTATTTTTCAATCCGCTGTCAAACCAGTGGAACCTGTCTAAAGACATGGACGTAAATTATATGCTGCTGGCGAAGCGGCCGGCATAGCCGGCTACACTTCGGCAGGCCCGAGCGGCGGTCCGGGCTGCGGGAAGCCGGAGGCTTGGGAACGGTCAGTTCACATCTTCCGGCAAAACAGGAATGGCGGCGATCTCGATGCCTTCTTCCACCAGCGCCTGCGCCTCGTCGACCGTCGCCTGGCCGATGATGCCGCGGGCGTCCGCCTCGCCATAGTGGATCTTCCGGGCTTCCTCGGGAAACTTGGTGCCGACGTCCTCGGAATTGGCCCTGACCGTGGCGACGGCCTCCTTCAGCTTTTGCAGGGCCTCCCGGCGCATGGCGTCCATCGCCAGCGTCTGCCTTTCGTCCTTCTTGCGCGCCGTCGACACCGAGGGCGCCATCAGAAGTTTCGATATGGCAACGGAATGGCAGACCGGGCAGGTGAGGAAACCGGTCGCGACCTGACGGTCGAAATCGGCTGCTTCCGAAAACCAGCCTTCAAATTCATGGGCATTGTCACAGGTGAGGGAATAGCGGATCAAGCGGCGACGCCTCCTGCGACTGCCCCCGCAATCCTCTCGACGGAAAACTCCCGGCCGTTTCTCAAGTTCGGAATCTTGTCATGAGCCGTCTTGACCGCGCCGGGATCGATCTCGGCTAGGATGACCGCTTCGCCGGTAGCGCCGGCCGATGCCAGCACCGTGCCCCAGGGATCGATGATCATCGAATGGCCGAAGGTCTCGCGCCCGTCCTCGTGCCGACCGGCCTGCGCGGCGGCGATGACGAAAACGCCGTTCTCGATCGCGCGTGCGCGCAACAGGATCTCCCAATGCGCCTCGCCGGTCTGCCTGGTGAAGGCGGCTGGAACCGTCATCACCTCGGCGCCTGCTACCGCCTGGGCGCGGAATAGCGCCGGAAAGCGAACGTCATAGCAGATGGCAAAACCCATCTCCGCGAAGGGCAGTGACAGAACGCGCGCCTCCGATCCGGCTGTATAGGCGGCACTTTCCCGCCAGCTCTCGCCATTATCGAGATCGACGTCGAACATGTGGATCTTGTCGTAGCGATTGAGAATTCGGCCATCCGGTCCGAACAGGAAACCCCGATTGGCGAGCTTGCCGTCGGCAAGGGCGATTGCCGTGGAGCCGACATGCAGGTAGATGCCGAGTTCCCTGGCAAGATCAGCGCCGGTCTCGACGATGACGTCATTCGTCTCGTCGGCCAGCACCGCACGTGCGGCAGCGCGGTCGCGCTGCAGCATGCCGGTCATCTCAGGCGTTTGCACATAAATCGCCCCGCCAGCCGCTGCCTCGCGCACCAGTCCGGCCATGGCGGCGGCGTTTTTCACTGGATCGACCCCTGAGCACATTTGAACGGCGGCGGCTTTGAAGCTCATAGAATCTTCCTCAGGCGGCGAGCATCGGATCGAGCTTGCCCGCCCGGTCGAGCGCGAACAGATCGTCGCAGCCACCAACGTGATCGGCTCCGATGAAGATCTGCGGGAAAGTCGTGCGCCCGTTCGACTTGCCGATCATCTCCTGGCGGAGATCTGGCGAATAGGTCGCGTCGTGCTCGACATATTCGACCCCTTTTTGTTCCAGAAGCGATTTGGCGCGGGTGCAATAGCCGCAGAATTGCCGTGTATAGATCGTGACGGGTACCATGTTATCTCCAGACAGATTCCGGGTATTTCTGTCATATAGGTTCGGAGAGAGCCCTTGCAAAGGTCAAAACCGTGATCTCGGCCGCACCCGCCTTGCGCAGCGTCCGGCTTGCGGCAGCGACTGTCGCCCCTGTCGTATAGACGTCGTCGACGAGAACGATGCGCTTGCCGAAAATATCGTTTTCACGATCCTTTGCGATCGCGAAGGCTCCTCTGACATTGTCCTCGCGCGCTTTGGCGCCGAGGCCGACCTGCTGGCTGGTGCGCTTGACGCGCAGAAGCGTGGTGGCAAGCAGCGGCTTGCCGGAAAGTTTCGCCATGTGGCGGGCAAGCTCGGCCGCCTGATTGAACTTGCGCGCCAGTATGCGGGTGCGGTGCAGCGGCACTGGGATCAGCCCGTCGCAGCTTTCGACCGCACCGTCAGAGGCACGCAGCATCCAGGCCGCCATCATCGGCGCCAGATCGGTGCGATCGCGATATTTCAGTCCATGCACGAGATCGCGAACCGCGTGATCATGGGTCGCCGCCGACCGCAACCGGTCGAAAGGCGGCGGATTGGCGATCGCCTCGGCGCTGACGATCCCGGCGCCGAGGTCGTGCGAAAAGGGAATGCCGAGCACCTCGCAATAGGGCCGTTCGATGAAGCGGATGCCGGACCAGCATTTCGCGCACAGTCCGCGGTGGCCACCTGTGGAAATACCGCAGACGGAACAGGCGGGCGGATAGAAAAAATCAGCAAGCGCCGAAAATGGTCGCAGGAACTGCGTCCGTAAAGACTTTGACGGACTTTCGGAATCGGTCGGCCCCATACGGGCGAGACTAGCGCATATGCCTGAAAAGGAAAATCGCCTTGCCGCCTAGACGACCGGGGACTAAGGACACTGCCATGGAAACGATCTTCGACAGAGACCTGATCGCCGCACGTCGCCATCGCGCGCTTGTCAACAACGACCAGAAAGCCGCCTTCCTGCTGGACATCGCCGCCGAGGAAATGGCCGAGAGGCTTGCCGTCGTCGAGCGGCACTTCGAAACCGCTGTAGAGTTGCACGGCACGACCGGCGCGGCGGCCCGCATGGCGATGGCAACGGGCAAGATCGGCACGATGATCCGAGTCGAGAGCGAGAAGGCTTATGCGGGCGGAGGCGAAACCCTTATCGAAGCGCCGCTCGAGGACGTGCCGCTTGCGCCGCAGTCGGCCAATCTCATTCTTGCGCCGCTCAGCCTGCATCTGACCAACGATACACCGGGTGTCTTCATCCAGATTCGCCGTGCCCTGAAACCGGACGGCCTGTTCCTGGCGGCCATCCCCGGCGCCGGCACGCTGCAGGAATTGCGCGACGTGCTCCTGGCCGCCGAGGTCGAATTGACGGGCGGGGCCAGCCCACGCGTCATCCCCTTCGCCGATGTGCGCGATGTCGGCGGCCTTCTGCAGCGCGCCGGCTTCACCCTGCCGGTGATCGACGCGGAGACCTATACGGTGCGATACGCTTCGCTCTTTCCGCTGATGCGCGATCTCAGGGCGATGGGCATGAGCAATCCGCTCGCAGCCCGCAGCCGCATGCCGCTGACGCGGGCCTTCTTCCTGCGCGCAGCAGAGATCTACGCCGAGCGCTATTCCGATCCCGACGGACGCATTCGCGCGACATTCTCGATCATCTATGTCTCTGGATGGGTTGCCCACGAGAGCCAGCAGAAGCCGCTCCAGCCGGGTTCGGCCAAAGCGCGCCTTGCCGACGCGCTGAAAGTGGACGAGCACAAGCTCAGGCAGTAATCGTCGGCTGCTTCTTCAATTGACGGTCATCGTGTTGGTGACCACGCTGAAGACATTCTGCAGGCTGCCGGTAAAGATGCCGAGACCGGAGACGAGCGCTGTGCAGATGACGGCGGCGATCAGGCCGTATTCAACCGCCGTCGCACCTGTGCCGTCTGCAAGAAATGCTTTCAAAAGACGCATTACCCCAACCTTCTGCGTGAACCGGATGCAACGATCAATTCTACGGCCACCTGGCGGTGTCCGTCATTCCAAGCAACCGGCTTCAGCAACCGGCGCCAACACCGTAGCCCTGGACGACGCAGACCGAGCCGGGCGTATCCTGAAGCACGCTGCGACGAATCGTATAGTGCTTGCCGCTTTCGTTCTTCGGGATCGATCCGGTTGTGATCGTATCGAAATCGACCGGCGCGCTCGCAAAGACGCTTTTCTTCGAGGAATCCGCCAGCATCGGCGTCAGAATCAGCGTCAGCGCGACCACCGCCGTGCCAAAAAGAAGGGCGATATTGAGCGCGCCCGTCCTGCGCGAGGCAGACGAAGCCCGTTCCTTTTCCCGGACAGCTTTCCAGAAATCATCGTCCATGACGTCAAGCCTTTTAAATACGCACGCCAGATGCTTGATTGAGGCCGATCTTTGGCAGAAGGTGTTAAACGATCCATTAATATCCACAGCCGAAAACGGCACGGCGAGACAATAATCAGAGAATGCTAAAGTAAATCCTGCAGCATCGGGATGAGCGGCTCGTCGGCCGGCGGCATCGGGTAATCCCGGAGCGCCTGCGCCCGCACCCATTTCAAAGCCTGCCCCTCGCGGCCATGGGCAATCCCCTCATAGCGCCGGCAGATATAAAGCGGCATCAACAGGTGGAACGTTTCGTAGGAATGGCTGGCGAAAGTGAGCGGTGCCAGGCAGGCGATCTTGGTCTTGATGCCGAGCTCTTCCTCGAGTTCGCGCACCAGCGTCTCCTCCGGCGTCTCGCCGGGCTCGACTTTGCCGCCGGGAAACTCCCAGAGCCCGGCCAGCGACTTTCCCTCGGGGCGCTGTGCCAACAGGATACGGCCATCGGCATCGATCAAGGCGCAGGCGGCGACCAGCAATAATTTCCGGCCTGCCTCGCTCATCGCGGCTCCCGCTGCCAATAGCAATAGTGATAGGCGTCGCGAAAACCAAGGCGTTCATAGAGTGCGATGGCCGGGCGATTGGAAAGCTTGACCTGCAGCCAGGCCGAGCGGGCGCTGCGCATGCGCGCCCAGCGTAGCGCCGACGTCAGGATTTCAGTGCCGAGCCCTTCGCGTCGCCGCGTTTCGCAGACCGAAAGCGACATGATGCCGGCAAGATCGTTGTCCTGGACGCAGAGCACGGTCGCGAGCGGCCCTTTTGCCGCATTTTCGATCAAGAAGAGGCCCGACGGCGGTTTGATCGCCGAAATGATCTCGGCAAGCGCCGGTTTCAAGATCGCCGGCGCCTTCTCGACCGCCAGATTGGCATCGACGAAACGGCCGACATCATGGGTCGGCAGATGATCGAGAGTATCCGGCAGCTCAGCCTCGGCGAGATCGCATGTCATCACCACCGTCTCGTCGAACCGTGTCCAGTTCTGGGTGCGCAGAAGCTCGATCAGCACCGGCGAGGCGAGCGGCGTCTGCCGGACGACGGCGGCGCGGCCATAGGCTTCGAACTTCCGGCTCGCCTTTTCCAGACGAATCTCGACGTCGCGATGATCCGAGGGATCGAGCGGCACGATGGAATTCAGCCGGTTCGACGGGTAGCCCGCCGTCAATCGCACCTGCCAGCTACCGTCGTACTGCACCGATGCCGCCGGCCAGGCGCGAAAGCCGACAGCCTCCAGCCTGCGGACCAGCGGCAAATTCTGCGAGGAAATAGATGCCTGCATCAATGAACGATCAGCTCCGATAGTCGCCATTGATCGCAACATATTCCTTGGTGAGGTCGCAGGTCCAGACGGTTGCCGAACCGGTGCCGAGGCCGATATCGACCTTGACGGGGATATCTTGCGCCTTCATCACATTCGAGGCGGCTTCCTCGGAGTAGCCGGGATCACGCTCGCCGTTGACGGCGACCCTGACATCGCCGAACCAGATGGCGAGCCGGTCGCGATCTGCCATCTCGCCGGATTTGCCGACGGCCATGACGATGCGGCCCCAATTGGCGTCTTCGCCGGCGGCAGCCGTCTTGACCAGCGGCGAATTGGCGATCGACAGCGCGATGCGCTTGGCCGCGGCATCGCTTTCAGCGCCTGTCACGGTGATTTCCAGCATCTTGGTGGCACCCTCACCGTCACGCACCACCTGCAGCGACAGATCCTTCAGCACCTCGTTGAGGGCCGCCCGGAAGGCGGCCAGGCGCGGATCATCGGCGCGGTCGATGTGCGGCTGGCTGTCCTCGGCCGCCGCACCCGTTGCAAACAGCATCAGCGTGTCGGAGGTGGACGTGTCGCTGTCGACGGTCATCGAATTGAAGGTCGGCCCGACACCATCGGAGAGCAGCGCCTGCAGCGCTCCGGACGCGATGTCGGCGTCGGTGACGATGAAGGAGAGCATCGTCGCCATGTCGGGCGCGATCATGCCGGCGCCCTTGGCAATGCCGTTGATCGTCACCGCAATGCCGCCGATCTCGGCGCTGCGGGTCGACACCTTGGGATAGGTGTCGGTCGTCATGATCGCCTTGGCGGCCTCGAACCAGAAATCGCCGGTGGCCTCGGCCTGCATCCTGTCAAGGACACCGGCGAACTTGGTAGCATCGAGCGGTTCGCCGATGACGCCGGTCGATGCCAGATAGATCTCGTTCTCGCCGCAGCCGACGGCCGCCGCGGCCGACTTCGCAGTCAACTCGGTCGCCTGGCGGCCCTTCATGCCGGTAAAGGCATTGGCATTCCCGGAATTGACGACGACGGCCCGGGCGCTGCCATGGGGAAGATTGGCCCGGCAGAAATCCACGGGCGCCGACGGGCATTTGGAGCGGGTAAAGACCCCGGCGACGGCGGCCGGCTTGTCGAAGACCATCATCAGCACGTCGGTGCGGTTCTTGTACTTGATGCCGGCAGACGCCGTCGCCATGCGTACGCCTCGCAGCGAGGGCATGGCGACGAAGGATTTCGGAGCGAGCGGAGAAACGGAACCGGACATGATGAAACCTGCCAATGAGCATTTCCAGGCGGCATCAGAGCCGGATCGCCGTCTGGAAATGCGACAACATAGTGAAGGGCCCGGAAGAACCGGGCCCGATGCGAACATTACTGCTGCGGCGCCGGCGCGGCAGGCTCGCTGCCCGGCTCCGGCTGCTTGTTGGCTTCGTCGTAACCCTTGCGCAGCGCCTCGTCCGAGATCTCGATCTTGGCAGACGTCTTGGCCTGGTTGAGGAGAGCAAGATACTTGTCGCGCATGACGAGCTGACGAACCTGGTCCTGCACCTGGTCGAAGGGCGGCGGCGGAGCGTCACGCTTGTCCTCCACCTTGATGACGTGATAGCCGAAATCGGTCTTGACGGGCGTCTTGGAATAGGTGCCCTTGTCGAGCGCGAAGGCCGCGTCCTCGAATTCCTTGACCATGCGACCGCGCGAGAAATAGCCGAGGTCGCCGCCTTCCGATTTGTTCGGATCGGTGGATTTTTCCTTGGCGAGCTCGGCGAAATCCTTGCCGGCGTCGAGCTGCTTGATGATGTCCTTGGCTTCCTCTTCGGTCTTGACGAGAATGTGACGGGCGTGGACTTCCTCCTGCTTCGGGAGGGCTGCGACTTCCTTGTCGTAGCGAGCCTTGACCTCGTCCGGCGTCACGGTGTCGACGACATGCTTCTTGAAATAGGCGTTGTGCAGCTCGCGATCGGAGAGATACTGCATGCGCTTCTTGAATTCGTCGGTCTGATCGAGCTTCTCAGCCGCGGCATTGGCGGCAAGAAGCTTCACGTCGATGGCGGCGGAGAGAGCTGCGACCTTCTTCTTGTCGTCGGGGAGCTGCGCCAGCTGCGGATCGAGATTGGCGACGGCGAGATCGAGTTCCGACTGGTGGATCTCCAGATTGCCGACCTTGGCGACGACGGCGTCCTCTGCATGAGCCGGAACCTGGAATGCAACGAAAGTTGCAAAGGCCAGCAGGGCGAATTTATTGGTGCTCAACATCAAATAACCCTTCACAGTTATATCGCCGGCTTCAGCATTGCCTATTCCAGCTCAAAATAGCCATCAACACCGGATTGTGGCCTTTCTGCATCCGCCAAATCCGTTGACATCATTCGACCCCCCTCTTATCTGTCACGCAACCTCGCGTCCAGAACAGTTTCCGGGCGTTTCAAGGCATGCGCCTGATTTTCGGCCGGGCCGCGGACAAGAAACGTCGCGGATGAATATTGAGAAAGGACCAGTCACATGGTCAGCTTTGGCGGTATAGCCCGCAAGTTATTTGGATCGTCCAATGATCGCCGCGTGCGGTCCTACCAGCCGAACGTCGCCGCAATCAACTCCATCGAAGAGAAGACGAAGGCGCTGACGGACGAGCAGCTCGCGGCAAAAACGGCGGAATTCCGCGCGCTTCTCGCCGAAGGCAAGACGCTCGACGACATTCTGATCCCCGCCTTTGCGGTCGTGCGCGAGGCTTCGCGCCGCGTTCTCGGCCTGCGACCTTTTGACGTACAGCTGATCGGCGGCATGATCCTGCATTCGAATGCGATCGCCGAGATGAAGACCGGCGAAGGCAAGACCTTGGTCGCCACCCTGCCGGTCTACCTTAACGCGCTTTCCGGCAAGGGCGTGCACGTCGTCACCGTCAACGATTATCTCGCCCAGCGCGACGCCGCGACCATGGGTCGTGTCTACGGCTTTCTCGGCATGACCACGGGGGTCATCGTCCACGGCCTCTCCGACGAGGAGCGTCGCGCGGCCTACGCCTGCGACATCACCTATGCCACCAACAACGAGCTCGGCTTCGATTATCTGCGCGATAACATGAAGTACGAGAAGAACCAGATGGTCCAGCGCGGCCACAATTTCGCGATCGTCGACGAAGTGGATTCGATCCTCGTCGACGAGGCGCGCACGCCGCTGATCATCTCCGGTCCGCTCGACGACCGCTCCGAACTCTACAATACGATCGACGCATTCATTCCAGTGCTGGCGCCAAGCGATTACGAAATCGACGAAAAACAGCGCTCCGCTAACTTCTCCGAAGAAGGCACCGAGAAGCTGGAAAACCTGCTCCGCCAGGCCGGTCTGCTGAAGGGTAACGCGCTTTACGACATCGAGAACGTCGCGATCGTTCACCACATCAACAACGCACTGAAGGCCCACAAGCTCTTCCAGCGCGACAAGGACTATATCGTCCGCAACGGCGAAGTCGTCATTATTGACGAATTCACCGGCCGCATGATGCCGGGTCGACGTTATTCGGAAGGCCAGCACCAGGCGCTCGAAGCCAAGGAAAAGGTGCAGATCCAGCCGGAGAACCAGACGCTGGCTTCGATCACCTTCCAGAACTACTTCCGCATGTACGACAAGCTCGCCGGCATGACCGGCACGGCGCAGACGGAAGCGGAAGAATTCGGCAATATCTACAATCTCGACGTCATCGAGGTTCCGACCAACCTGCCGATCAAACGCATCGACGAGGACGACGAGGTCTACCGGACCTTCGACGAGAAGTTCAAGGCTATCATCGAGGAAATCCTCGCCGCACATAAGCGCGGTCAGCCGGTGCTTGTCGGCACCACTTCGATCGAGAAGTCGGAACTGCTCGCCGAGCGCCTGCGCAAGCAGGGCTTCAACGACTTTCAGGTGCTGAACGCCCGCTACCACGAGCAGGAAGCCTATATCGTCGCCCAGGCAGGCGTGCCGGGCGCCGTCACGATCGCCACCAACATGGCCGGCCGCGGCACCGACATTCAACTCGGCGGCAATCTGGACATGCGCATCGAACGTGAACTCGGCGAAGTCGAAGCTGGCCCGGAACGCGACGCCAGGGTCCAGGCGATCGTCGAGGAGATCAAAGGCCTCAAGGAAAAGGCGCTCGCCGCCGGCGGTCTCTACGTGATCGCCACCGAACGCCACGAGAGCCGACGCATCGACAACCAGCTGCGCGGCCGCTCCGGCCGTCAGGGCGACCCCGGCCGCTCGAAATTCTATCTTTCGCTTCAGGACGACCTGATGCGCATCTTCGGCTCCGACCGCATGGACAGCATGCTGACCAAGCTCGGCCTCAAGGAGGGCGAGGCGATCGTCCATCCCTGGATCAACAAGGCG from Rhizobium lentis carries:
- the grxC gene encoding glutaredoxin 3, which codes for MVPVTIYTRQFCGYCTRAKSLLEQKGVEYVEHDATYSPDLRQEMIGKSNGRTTFPQIFIGADHVGGCDDLFALDRAGKLDPMLAA
- the mutT gene encoding 8-oxo-dGTP diphosphatase MutT; this translates as MSEAGRKLLLVAACALIDADGRILLAQRPEGKSLAGLWEFPGGKVEPGETPEETLVRELEEELGIKTKIACLAPLTFASHSYETFHLLMPLYICRRYEGIAHGREGQALKWVRAQALRDYPMPPADEPLIPMLQDLL
- the ubiG gene encoding bifunctional 2-polyprenyl-6-hydroxyphenol methylase/3-demethylubiquinol 3-O-methyltransferase UbiG, which codes for MTETARSTIDQGEVDRFSAMAAEWWSPTGKFRPLHKFNPVRLAYIRDKACENFGRNPKSARPLEGLRVLDIGCGGGLLSEPVARMGASVVGADPSEKNIGIASTHAKASGVPVDYRAVTAEELAEAGETFDIVLNMEVVEHVADVEFFMTTCAKMVRPGGLIIVATINRTMKAAALAIFAAENILRWLPRGTHQYEKLVRPAELEKPLAASGLDVIDRTGVFFNPLSNQWNLSKDMDVNYMLLAKRPA
- a CDS encoding aspartate kinase, yielding MARIVMKFGGTSVADLDRIKNVARHVKREVDAGHEVAVVVSAMSGKTNELVGWVQGMPKVIGANSPFYDAREYDAVVASGEQVTSGLLAIALQAMDINARSWQGWQIPIRTDNAHGAARILEIDGSDIIKRMGEGQVAVIAGFQGLGPDNRLATLGRGGSDTSAVAIAAAVKADRCDIYTDVDGVYTTDPRIVPQARRLKKIAFEEMLEMASLGAKVLQVRSVELAMVHKVRTFVRSSFEDPDAPGMGDLLNPPGTLICDEDEIVEQEVVTGIAYAKDEAQISLRRLADRPGVSAAIFGPLAESHINVDMIVQNISEDGSKTDMTFTVPSGDVEKAIKVLGDHKEKIGYDVVQNESGLVKVSVIGIGMRSHAGVAATAFRALAEKGINIKAITTSEIKISILIDGPYAELAVRTLHSCYGLDKN
- a CDS encoding Flp family type IVb pilin, which translates into the protein MRLLKAFLADGTGATAVEYGLIAAVICTALVSGLGIFTGSLQNVFSVVTNTMTVN
- a CDS encoding methyltransferase domain-containing protein, which translates into the protein METIFDRDLIAARRHRALVNNDQKAAFLLDIAAEEMAERLAVVERHFETAVELHGTTGAAARMAMATGKIGTMIRVESEKAYAGGGETLIEAPLEDVPLAPQSANLILAPLSLHLTNDTPGVFIQIRRALKPDGLFLAAIPGAGTLQELRDVLLAAEVELTGGASPRVIPFADVRDVGGLLQRAGFTLPVIDAETYTVRYASLFPLMRDLRAMGMSNPLAARSRMPLTRAFFLRAAEIYAERYSDPDGRIRATFSIIYVSGWVAHESQQKPLQPGSAKARLADALKVDEHKLRQ
- a CDS encoding ComF family protein; translated protein: MGPTDSESPSKSLRTQFLRPFSALADFFYPPACSVCGISTGGHRGLCAKCWSGIRFIERPYCEVLGIPFSHDLGAGIVSAEAIANPPPFDRLRSAATHDHAVRDLVHGLKYRDRTDLAPMMAAWMLRASDGAVESCDGLIPVPLHRTRILARKFNQAAELARHMAKLSGKPLLATTLLRVKRTSQQVGLGAKAREDNVRGAFAIAKDRENDIFGKRIVLVDDVYTTGATVAAASRTLRKAGAAEITVLTFARALSEPI
- the argJ gene encoding bifunctional glutamate N-acetyltransferase/amino-acid acetyltransferase ArgJ; the encoded protein is MSGSVSPLAPKSFVAMPSLRGVRMATASAGIKYKNRTDVLMMVFDKPAAVAGVFTRSKCPSAPVDFCRANLPHGSARAVVVNSGNANAFTGMKGRQATELTAKSAAAAVGCGENEIYLASTGVIGEPLDATKFAGVLDRMQAEATGDFWFEAAKAIMTTDTYPKVSTRSAEIGGIAVTINGIAKGAGMIAPDMATMLSFIVTDADIASGALQALLSDGVGPTFNSMTVDSDTSTSDTLMLFATGAAAEDSQPHIDRADDPRLAAFRAALNEVLKDLSLQVVRDGEGATKMLEITVTGAESDAAAKRIALSIANSPLVKTAAAGEDANWGRIVMAVGKSGEMADRDRLAIWFGDVRVAVNGERDPGYSEEAASNVMKAQDIPVKVDIGLGTGSATVWTCDLTKEYVAINGDYRS
- a CDS encoding carbon-nitrogen hydrolase family protein — protein: MSFKAAAVQMCSGVDPVKNAAAMAGLVREAAAGGAIYVQTPEMTGMLQRDRAAARAVLADETNDVIVETGADLARELGIYLHVGSTAIALADGKLANRGFLFGPDGRILNRYDKIHMFDVDLDNGESWRESAAYTAGSEARVLSLPFAEMGFAICYDVRFPALFRAQAVAGAEVMTVPAAFTRQTGEAHWEILLRARAIENGVFVIAAAQAGRHEDGRETFGHSMIIDPWGTVLASAGATGEAVILAEIDPGAVKTAHDKIPNLRNGREFSVERIAGAVAGGVAA
- a CDS encoding peptidylprolyl isomerase, whose product is MLSTNKFALLAFATFVAFQVPAHAEDAVVAKVGNLEIHQSELDLAVANLDPQLAQLPDDKKKVAALSAAIDVKLLAANAAAEKLDQTDEFKKRMQYLSDRELHNAYFKKHVVDTVTPDEVKARYDKEVAALPKQEEVHARHILVKTEEEAKDIIKQLDAGKDFAELAKEKSTDPNKSEGGDLGYFSRGRMVKEFEDAAFALDKGTYSKTPVKTDFGYHVIKVEDKRDAPPPPFDQVQDQVRQLVMRDKYLALLNQAKTSAKIEISDEALRKGYDEANKQPEPGSEPAAPAPQQ
- a CDS encoding DUF1178 family protein, whose product is MIRYSLTCDNAHEFEGWFSEAADFDRQVATGFLTCPVCHSVAISKLLMAPSVSTARKKDERQTLAMDAMRREALQKLKEAVATVRANSEDVGTKFPEEARKIHYGEADARGIIGQATVDEAQALVEEGIEIAAIPVLPEDVN
- a CDS encoding GNAT family N-acetyltransferase, with protein sequence MATIGADRSLMQASISSQNLPLVRRLEAVGFRAWPAASVQYDGSWQVRLTAGYPSNRLNSIVPLDPSDHRDVEIRLEKASRKFEAYGRAAVVRQTPLASPVLIELLRTQNWTRFDETVVMTCDLAEAELPDTLDHLPTHDVGRFVDANLAVEKAPAILKPALAEIISAIKPPSGLFLIENAAKGPLATVLCVQDNDLAGIMSLSVCETRRREGLGTEILTSALRWARMRSARSAWLQVKLSNRPAIALYERLGFRDAYHYCYWQREPR